The Cystobacter fuscus DSM 2262 genome includes a region encoding these proteins:
- a CDS encoding YkgJ family cysteine cluster protein, with protein sequence MSSSDLCRRCGLCCDGNLFSHVPLEHAEVDAARRHGLEVVRLAGGAPALRQCCPALHARQCSVYGARPEGCRRYGCRLLGALTRQTVSLEEALAVVERAHALLAEVERGLEPEPDRFSSVLERARFASWGGVDGSSSSTNAARERAEAFLDEHFHGGPRRFEPPAGG encoded by the coding sequence ATGTCCTCGTCCGACCTGTGCCGTCGCTGTGGCCTGTGCTGCGACGGCAACCTCTTCAGCCACGTGCCCCTCGAGCACGCCGAGGTCGACGCGGCCCGGCGCCACGGGCTCGAGGTGGTCCGGCTCGCGGGGGGCGCGCCCGCCCTTCGCCAATGCTGTCCGGCCCTCCACGCGCGCCAGTGTTCCGTCTACGGAGCCCGCCCGGAAGGCTGCCGCCGCTATGGCTGCCGGTTGCTCGGCGCGCTGACCCGCCAGACGGTCTCCCTCGAGGAGGCGCTCGCGGTGGTGGAGCGGGCGCACGCCCTGCTCGCGGAAGTGGAGCGGGGGCTGGAGCCCGAACCGGACCGGTTCTCGTCGGTGCTGGAGCGCGCGCGCTTCGCCTCCTGGGGGGGCGTGGACGGGTCCTCGTCCAGCACGAACGCCGCCCGGGAGCGGGCCGAGGCCTTCCTGGATGAGCACTTCCACGGGGGTCCGCGGCGCTTCGAGCCCCCCGCCGGAGGGTGA